The Comamonas sp. 26 DNA window CAAAGGCTTTGTCCATGGTCGCCACTGGGCGTTTCAAGGCCATCTGGAGGTGACCGAAGCCAGCGTGCGCCAATGGTGCAGCGACGGTCATGACGAGTTGCTCCAGGCCCAAGGCCCAGCGGTGCAAAGCAAAGCCCAGATTCTGGCCCAGTTGCCGCTGCATATCGCCGCCTTGCACACCATGGCTTTGCGCACCTACGGAGCCTGGACAGCCAACCTGGATCGACCCGTATCAGTACCAGTCGCGGCTTCCACTTTCGATAAAATCAGGCTCAAGTCCAGTGATTACCTGCGCATGACGCTATGAATTCCTAAGCATGGGCAATGACAGCTCAGAACCAGACAGAAGTTAAGCTGCAAGCCTTGGCATATCAACCGCCGGCCGGCCCGGCCTCAAAAGGAAAGCGCGCATGAGCACACCGGTTCCCGCCGAAATACTCTCCATCTGGAACAGTGGCAGCAAGGTGCTGGCCATCAAGCTGCTGCGCGAGCAAAGCGGCCTGGGGCTGGCCGAGGCCAAGCAGCTGCTTGAATCTACCGACGCCGATGCCGATGCCGCAGATTCACCGCCGACATTGAACAGCGCCATCCCCGCCAGCGTCGAGCTGCGCATTCACGCCGCCATGGCCAGCGGCAACAAGCTGGAAGCCGTCAAGCTGCTCAAAGAAGCCACAGGGCTTGGACTGGCCGAAGCCAAGGAGCGTATAGACGAAGCCATGCAGGGCGAACCCTTGAACCTGGAAACAGCCCTGCATCAACCCACCCCACCCAATGCCGCCTCAAGCGCGCCGGGTGAGGTCAAGAGCAGCCACGGCATCCTCTGGCTCGCGCTGATACTGGTGGCGCTGGCCTGGGGCGCGTGGTTTTATTTCAAGGCGGCCTGAGTCTCTGGCGACTGCGCCGCATTCTGCCAGCCGCCGCCCAGCGCCTGATACAGCGCCACGGCATTTTCCAGCTGTGACTGGCGCAGGCGCACCACTTCTTGTTGCACGCCGAACAGATTGCGCTGTGCATCCAGCTGGTCCAGATAGCTGGCGTAACCTGCGTCATAGCGATCTTTGGCAAAGCCCAGCGTCTGGCTCAGCACTTTTTCACGCTCTTTGGCTCGCTGCCACTGGGTTTGCAGATGCTCGGTGCTGACCAGCGCCGTCTCCACATCGCCAAAGGCTTTGATGACTACGCCGCGATAGGCGTAGGCCGCCTGATCGCGCTGGGCGCTGGCGGCATCGAACTGGCCTTGCAAACGCCCACCGCTAAAGAGTGGCGCGAGAATGCTGCCGCCCAGTGACCAGATCCGCGCCGGGTTGTAATCCAGCGCGTTGATGAACAGGCTGCCCAGGTTGGCACTCAAACTCACTTGTGGCAAAAAGGCGGCACGCTGGGCGGCCAGGTTGCTGTCGCTGGCGGCCAGTTGCAGCTGGGCACGGGCGATGTCGGGGCGGCGCTCCAGCAAGCTGGAAGGCAAGCCCGGTGCTGGCATCACAGGCAAGGCCATGGAGCTGAAAGCGGCACCATCAGCCATCGTCGCCTGCACCAGCTCTTGCGCCTGCGCATCACCAGAGCCCCCCACCAGCTGCATCAGCGCAATGCGCTGACGCTGCAACGCCAGAGTGAGCTGCTCCAGCGATTGCTTGACGCTTTCCAGCTCCGCCAGCGCCTGACTTTGCTGCAACTGCGAGATATAGCCCACACGCACCTGATCGGTGAGCAGGCGCACGGCCTCTTCACGCGAATGCACGGTGGACTGAGCTACAGCGATTTGTGCCTGCAGCGATCGCAGGCCGATATAGGCCTGGGCCGTGGTGGCGGCCACCATGAGCTGCACAGCATCGCGATCGGCCTGACTGGCTTGCAGGCGCAGATCAGCCGCTTTGCTCAGGCTGCCCAGACGGTTCCACAAATCCAGCTCCCAACTGGCTTGCAGCACAGGCTGGGCCGAGCGCACATGCACCATCTGGCCAGTTCTGGCGCTCAGGCTGCGGTTTGCCGAGCCCGGCGCACTGACGGCGAGCTGAGGCATGGCGCCCGCACCGGCCACATCGACATTGGCACGCGCCTCATCGACACGAGCCATGGCGGTGAGTACGTCGTTATTGCGTTCCAGCGCCAGCTCTACCCAGCGACTCAATTGCGCATCTGAAAAGGCTTGCCACCACAGGGCTTGAACGGCCGCGGCCTTGTTGCCAGACTGACTCCAGCTTGCAGGCACGGCGGGCTGAGCGCTGCTGGGGGCATGGGTCAGACTGGGTACGCTGCAAGCGGTCAGCAGCAGCGCTGCGGCCATGGGCACGGCACGCCGCATCAGGTCATTCATGGAACGCTTCATGGCTTGACCTGCTCGGCAGCAGGCGCTGCAGATTTTTGAGTCAAATCGGCCTCAGCCGCTTTCTGGGAAAGCGC harbors:
- a CDS encoding efflux transporter outer membrane subunit — its product is MKRSMNDLMRRAVPMAAALLLTACSVPSLTHAPSSAQPAVPASWSQSGNKAAAVQALWWQAFSDAQLSRWVELALERNNDVLTAMARVDEARANVDVAGAGAMPQLAVSAPGSANRSLSARTGQMVHVRSAQPVLQASWELDLWNRLGSLSKAADLRLQASQADRDAVQLMVAATTAQAYIGLRSLQAQIAVAQSTVHSREEAVRLLTDQVRVGYISQLQQSQALAELESVKQSLEQLTLALQRQRIALMQLVGGSGDAQAQELVQATMADGAAFSSMALPVMPAPGLPSSLLERRPDIARAQLQLAASDSNLAAQRAAFLPQVSLSANLGSLFINALDYNPARIWSLGGSILAPLFSGGRLQGQFDAASAQRDQAAYAYRGVVIKAFGDVETALVSTEHLQTQWQRAKEREKVLSQTLGFAKDRYDAGYASYLDQLDAQRNLFGVQQEVVRLRQSQLENAVALYQALGGGWQNAAQSPETQAALK